In the genome of Pseudomonas protegens, one region contains:
- the hpaB gene encoding 4-hydroxyphenylacetate 3-monooxygenase, oxygenase component, with protein sequence MKPEDFRAATHRPLTGAEYLASLRDDREIYIYGDRVKDVTTHPAFRNSAASMARLYDALHDPATQSQLCWDTDTGNGGYTHKFFRSAKSPDELRQQRDAIADWSRLTYGWMGRSPDYKAAFGSALGANPEFYGRFADNARTWYKRIQEACLYLNHAIVNPPIDRDKPVDQVKDVFISVDQEVEGGIIVSGAKVVATNSALTHYNFVGQGSAQLLGDNTDFALMFIAPMNTRGMKLICRPSYELQAGMTGSPFDYPLSSRFDENDAILIMDKVFIPWENVLIYRDFERCRQWFPQGGFGRLFPMQGCTRLAVKLDFITGLLVKALQCTGSLEFRGVQAQVGEVVAWRNLFWSLTDAMHGNASEWMNGVYLPSTQALQAYRVLAPQAYTDIKKIIEQVVASGLIYLPSGSRDLKDPVLNQYLSTYCRGSAGMGHEERIKILKLLWDAIGTEFGGRHELYEINYAGSQDEIRMQCLRHAQASGSMKAMTDLVDRCLGDYDLDGWTVPHLSNPDDINMLDRIRQ encoded by the coding sequence ATGAAACCTGAAGACTTTCGTGCCGCAACCCACCGCCCGCTGACCGGTGCCGAATACCTGGCCAGCCTGCGCGATGACCGTGAAATCTACATCTATGGCGACCGCGTCAAGGACGTCACCACCCACCCGGCCTTCCGCAATTCGGCGGCTTCCATGGCTCGCCTGTACGACGCCCTGCACGACCCGGCCACCCAGTCACAACTGTGCTGGGACACCGACACCGGCAACGGCGGCTACACCCACAAGTTCTTCCGCTCGGCGAAAAGCCCCGATGAACTGCGCCAGCAGCGCGACGCCATCGCCGACTGGTCGCGCCTGACCTATGGCTGGATGGGCCGCAGCCCCGACTACAAGGCCGCCTTCGGCAGCGCCCTGGGGGCCAACCCGGAGTTCTACGGGCGCTTCGCGGATAACGCCCGCACCTGGTACAAGCGCATCCAGGAAGCCTGCCTGTACCTCAACCACGCCATCGTCAATCCGCCCATCGACCGCGACAAACCGGTGGATCAGGTCAAGGACGTGTTCATCTCGGTGGACCAGGAAGTCGAGGGCGGGATCATCGTCAGCGGCGCCAAGGTGGTGGCCACCAACTCGGCCCTGACCCACTACAACTTCGTCGGCCAGGGCTCGGCCCAACTGTTGGGCGACAACACCGACTTCGCCCTGATGTTCATCGCCCCGATGAACACCCGCGGCATGAAGCTGATCTGCCGCCCGTCCTACGAACTGCAGGCCGGCATGACCGGCTCGCCCTTCGACTACCCGCTGTCCAGCCGCTTCGACGAGAACGACGCGATCCTGATCATGGACAAGGTGTTCATCCCCTGGGAGAACGTGCTGATCTACCGCGACTTCGAGCGCTGCCGCCAGTGGTTCCCGCAAGGCGGTTTCGGCCGCCTGTTCCCGATGCAGGGCTGCACCCGGCTGGCGGTCAAGCTGGACTTCATCACCGGTCTGCTGGTCAAGGCGTTGCAATGCACCGGCTCCCTGGAGTTTCGCGGGGTCCAGGCCCAGGTCGGCGAAGTGGTGGCCTGGCGCAACCTGTTCTGGTCGCTGACCGACGCCATGCACGGCAACGCCAGCGAATGGATGAACGGCGTCTACCTGCCCAGCACCCAGGCCCTGCAGGCCTACCGGGTGCTGGCGCCCCAGGCCTACACCGACATCAAGAAGATCATCGAGCAGGTGGTGGCCAGCGGCCTGATCTACCTGCCGTCCGGCTCCCGCGACCTCAAGGACCCGGTGCTCAACCAGTACCTCAGTACCTACTGCCGGGGTTCCGCTGGCATGGGCCACGAAGAGCGGATCAAGATCCTCAAATTGCTCTGGGACGCCATCGGTACCGAGTTCGGTGGCCGCCACGAGCTGTACGAGATCAACTACGCCGGCAGCCAGGACGAGATCCGCATGCAGTGCCTGCGCCACGCCCAGGCCAGCGGCTCGATGAAGGCCATGACCGACCTGGTGGACCGGTGCCTGGGCGACTACGACCTCGACGGCTGGACCGTGCCGCACCTGAGCAACCCCGACGACATCAACATGCTGGACCGCATCCGCCAATAG
- a CDS encoding pyridoxal phosphate-dependent aminotransferase: MRYSALTQRIAGEGSAAWNIHYRALALREQGRDVLLLTVGDPDFDTPRPVVQAAIDSLLAGDTHYSDVRGNLALRRCIARHHQQRSGQIVDAEHVVVLPGAQCAVFSVAQCLLDPGDEVLVAEPMYVTYEGVFGACAARIVPVPVRAEQGFRVDPRDVAARITPRTRAMLLNSPNNPSGASLSLDDWQALARLCLAHDLWLISDEVYCDLLYEGRHFSPGSLPRMGERTATINSLSKSHAMSGWRVGWVIAPPTLAGHLSNLSLCMLYGLPDFVQNAAVVALDRELPEVAQMREEYRRRRDLVCSLLDQCPGLTPIRPDGGMFVMVDVRSTGLDAQSFADCLLEGHGVSVLAGEAFGPSAAGHIRIGLVLDCERLAEACRRIALCTGELLERRPPQPASRTP; this comes from the coding sequence ATGCGCTACTCAGCCCTGACCCAACGGATCGCCGGTGAAGGTTCCGCGGCCTGGAATATCCATTACCGGGCCCTGGCCCTGCGCGAGCAGGGCCGGGACGTGTTGCTGCTGACCGTCGGCGACCCGGACTTCGACACCCCCAGGCCGGTGGTCCAGGCGGCGATCGACAGCCTGCTGGCCGGGGACACCCACTATTCGGATGTGCGCGGCAATCTGGCGCTGCGCCGCTGCATTGCCCGGCACCACCAGCAGCGCAGTGGACAGATCGTCGACGCCGAACACGTGGTGGTCCTGCCCGGGGCGCAATGCGCGGTGTTCTCCGTGGCCCAGTGCCTGCTCGATCCGGGGGACGAGGTGCTGGTGGCCGAGCCCATGTACGTCACCTACGAAGGCGTGTTCGGCGCCTGCGCAGCGCGCATCGTGCCGGTGCCGGTGCGCGCCGAGCAGGGCTTTCGCGTCGATCCGCGGGACGTGGCGGCGCGGATCACCCCGCGCACCCGGGCCATGCTGCTCAACAGCCCCAACAACCCCTCGGGCGCCAGCCTGTCACTGGACGACTGGCAAGCCCTGGCGCGGCTGTGCCTTGCCCATGACTTGTGGCTGATTTCCGATGAGGTGTATTGCGACCTGCTGTACGAGGGCCGGCACTTCAGCCCGGGCAGCCTGCCGCGCATGGGCGAGCGCACCGCCACCATCAACAGCCTGTCCAAGTCCCACGCCATGAGCGGCTGGCGGGTGGGCTGGGTGATTGCCCCGCCGACCCTGGCCGGGCACCTTAGCAACCTGTCCCTGTGCATGCTCTACGGCCTGCCGGATTTTGTGCAGAACGCCGCGGTGGTCGCCCTGGACCGCGAGCTGCCGGAAGTGGCGCAGATGCGCGAAGAGTACCGGCGACGCCGGGATCTGGTGTGTTCGCTGCTGGACCAGTGCCCGGGCCTGACCCCGATCCGCCCGGACGGCGGCATGTTCGTCATGGTGGATGTGCGCAGCACCGGGCTGGACGCCCAATCCTTCGCCGACTGCCTGCTGGAGGGCCACGGCGTCTCGGTGCTGGCCGGCGAAGCCTTCGGCCCCAGCGCCGCGGGGCACATCCGCATCGGCCTGGTGCTGGACTGCGAGCGCCTGGCCGAAGCCTGCCGGCGCATTGCCCTTTGCACCGGCGAACTCCTCGAACGCCGCCCGCCCCAACCCGCCAGCCGTACCCCGTAG
- a CDS encoding D-glycerate dehydrogenase, whose amino-acid sequence MKKHLVLYKKLSPSLMARLQEQAAVTLIEDLGPSGLAALRQALPSADGLLGASLRLDAELLDLAPRLQAVASVSVGVDNYDIDYLTQRGILLSNTPDVLTETTADTGFALILATARRVVELANLVRAGQWQRNIGPLHFGSDVHGKTLGIIGMGRIGEALAQRGHFGFGMPLIYHSNSPKPAVEQRFNARYRSLEQLLQEADFICLTLPLTEKTQGLIGRRELALMRPESIFINISRGKVVDEAALIEALQARHIRGAGLDVFEREPLDPDSPLLQLPNVVATPHMGSATHETREAMARCAVDNLLAALSGQRPPNLVNSAAWNLRTRQTG is encoded by the coding sequence ATGAAAAAACACCTGGTGCTGTACAAGAAACTCTCGCCGTCGCTGATGGCGCGCCTGCAGGAACAGGCCGCGGTCACCCTGATCGAAGACCTCGGCCCCAGCGGCCTTGCGGCCCTGCGCCAGGCCCTGCCCAGCGCCGACGGGCTGCTGGGCGCGAGCCTGCGCCTGGACGCCGAACTGCTGGACCTGGCGCCGCGCCTGCAAGCGGTGGCCAGTGTCTCGGTGGGGGTCGACAACTACGACATCGACTACCTGACCCAACGCGGCATCCTGCTCAGCAACACCCCGGACGTGCTCACCGAAACCACCGCCGACACCGGCTTCGCACTGATCCTGGCCACCGCCCGGCGGGTGGTGGAACTGGCCAACCTGGTGCGCGCCGGGCAATGGCAGCGCAACATCGGTCCGCTGCATTTCGGCAGCGACGTGCACGGCAAGACCCTGGGCATCATCGGCATGGGGCGCATTGGCGAGGCCTTGGCCCAGCGCGGGCATTTCGGCTTCGGCATGCCGCTGATCTACCACAGCAACAGCCCCAAGCCGGCGGTGGAACAACGCTTCAATGCCCGCTACCGGAGCCTGGAGCAACTGCTGCAAGAGGCCGACTTCATCTGCCTGACCCTGCCCTTGACCGAGAAGACCCAGGGGCTGATCGGCCGCCGTGAACTGGCGCTGATGCGCCCGGAAAGCATCTTCATCAATATTTCCCGGGGCAAGGTGGTGGACGAAGCGGCCTTGATCGAAGCCTTGCAGGCGCGGCACATTCGCGGCGCCGGGCTGGACGTGTTCGAGCGCGAACCGCTGGACCCGGACTCACCGCTGCTGCAACTGCCCAATGTCGTGGCCACCCCGCACATGGGCTCGGCCACCCACGAAACCCGCGAAGCCATGGCCCGCTGCGCGGTGGACAACCTGCTGGCGGCACTGTCCGGCCAGCGCCCGCCGAACCTGGTCAATAGCGCCGCCTGGAACCTCAGGACACGACAGACCGGTTAA